One Flavobacteriales bacterium DNA segment encodes these proteins:
- a CDS encoding DUF4286 family protein, producing MILYNVTVSLDPSIHTDWLEWMRNVHIPEVMATGYFVEYKICKLLVDDEITYAIQYNCESLEKLNEYQEKHSPALQQKHKDRYKGKFGAFRTLLEIIE from the coding sequence ATGATACTATATAACGTAACAGTAAGTTTAGACCCAAGCATCCATACCGATTGGTTAGAATGGATGAGAAATGTTCATATTCCTGAAGTAATGGCAACAGGCTATTTTGTTGAATATAAAATCTGTAAATTATTAGTAGACGATGAAATTACCTATGCCATACAATACAACTGCGAAAGTCTAGAAAAGCTTAACGAATATCAAGAGAAACATTCTCCTGCACTACAACAAAAGCATAAAGACAGATATAAAGGTAAATTTGGTGCATTCCGAACCTTATTAGAAATCATAGAGTAA
- the rsmA gene encoding 16S rRNA (adenine(1518)-N(6)/adenine(1519)-N(6))-dimethyltransferase RsmA — MSKVRAKKHLGQHFLTDLEIAQNIAYSLDTNRHQSILEVGPGMGVLTKYLLNLDSEVFVIEIDKESVRYLKNHFPKLENHIIEGDFLQLPIEEIFDDKVGIIGNFPYNISSQILFKALDHKNTITEIVGMFQKEVAERVASPPGKKAYGIISVLLQCYYDIEYLFTVNEDVFDPPPKVKSAVIRLRRNQRKDLPCDEKKFIRTVKTAFSMRRKTLRNALKSLNLVDEIKAKKFLDLRAEQLSVEDFFELTDCFE, encoded by the coding sequence ATGAGCAAAGTAAGAGCAAAAAAACACCTAGGACAACACTTTCTTACCGACTTAGAAATTGCTCAAAATATAGCTTACAGCTTAGATACAAACCGTCACCAGTCAATATTAGAGGTAGGCCCGGGTATGGGTGTGCTTACAAAGTATCTATTAAATCTTGATTCGGAAGTTTTTGTAATTGAGATAGATAAAGAATCCGTACGCTACCTTAAAAATCACTTTCCAAAGTTAGAAAACCATATCATTGAAGGTGATTTTTTACAATTGCCTATCGAAGAAATTTTTGACGATAAGGTCGGAATTATTGGCAATTTCCCTTACAACATATCCTCACAAATACTTTTTAAAGCGCTCGACCATAAAAACACCATAACAGAAATTGTGGGAATGTTTCAAAAAGAAGTAGCTGAAAGGGTAGCCTCTCCTCCAGGCAAAAAAGCCTATGGAATAATTAGTGTTTTATTACAATGCTACTACGATATTGAGTACTTATTTACCGTCAATGAAGACGTCTTTGACCCTCCGCCAAAAGTAAAATCTGCCGTCATTAGACTAAGACGAAACCAAAGAAAAGACCTTCCGTGTGATGAGAAAAAATTCATACGAACAGTAAAGACGGCTTTCTCGATGAGAAGAAAGACTTTGAGAAATGCTTTGAAAAGTCTTAACTTGGTGGACGAAATAAAAGCAAAAAAGTTTCTGGACTTAAGAGCAGAACAACTTAGTGTGGAAGACTTTTTTGAACTAACAGATTGCTTTGAATGA
- the mgtE gene encoding magnesium transporter, which translates to MKFDLTKDYLSELNSLIDSKKATSVLSLIEECHPADIAEILDQLDFENASFLFELLEDEIAADVLVELEDDLREELLKIHSPKEIAEEFVDNLDSDDAADIISELPENKKQEVLSHIEDQEHASDIVDLLKYDEDTAGGLMAKELIKVNTNWSVMRCVKEMRKQAEDLDFVYTIYVVNDNNILLGTLSLKKLLLTDSKAVISGIMKEDIIKVDATLSQEEVAHTMNKYDLIVLPVVNNKGQLIGRITGDDVMEVMKEEAEKDYQMASGISEDVESSDSVWEITRARLPWLLIGMVGGLFGAKVIGIFDIEKNYEMAFFIPLIAAMGGNVGVQSAAIVVQSLASGASSLGNISQRLIKELGVALVNGIICSTIILCSSYLLGYGFDLSLTVSIALLSVIIFAALFGTFIPLTLNKYKIDPALATGPFITTVNDVLGLFIYFLIGQLILSI; encoded by the coding sequence ATGAAGTTTGACCTAACAAAAGACTATTTAAGTGAACTAAACTCGCTTATTGACAGCAAAAAAGCGACCTCTGTTTTGTCATTAATAGAAGAATGTCACCCTGCTGATATTGCTGAAATTCTTGACCAACTTGACTTCGAAAATGCTAGTTTCCTTTTTGAGCTTTTAGAAGACGAAATTGCAGCAGATGTATTAGTAGAATTAGAAGATGACCTTCGTGAGGAATTACTTAAAATACATTCCCCAAAAGAAATTGCAGAGGAATTTGTGGACAACCTTGATTCTGATGATGCTGCCGATATTATTTCTGAGCTTCCTGAAAATAAAAAGCAAGAAGTACTCTCTCATATTGAAGACCAAGAACACGCTAGTGATATCGTAGATTTATTAAAATACGACGAAGATACTGCTGGTGGGCTGATGGCAAAAGAGCTGATTAAAGTCAATACTAATTGGTCGGTAATGCGTTGCGTGAAAGAAATGCGTAAACAAGCCGAAGACCTTGACTTTGTATACACCATTTATGTCGTGAACGACAACAACATCCTTCTTGGAACATTATCTCTTAAAAAGCTATTATTAACCGATTCTAAAGCTGTGATTTCTGGCATTATGAAAGAAGACATCATTAAAGTTGATGCCACATTAAGCCAGGAAGAAGTTGCCCACACTATGAACAAATATGACCTTATTGTATTGCCTGTTGTTAATAATAAAGGTCAGCTTATTGGTCGAATTACTGGTGATGATGTAATGGAAGTGATGAAAGAAGAAGCCGAAAAAGATTATCAAATGGCATCTGGTATTTCTGAAGATGTAGAGTCAAGCGATAGCGTATGGGAAATTACTAGAGCTCGATTGCCTTGGCTACTAATTGGTATGGTCGGCGGACTATTCGGCGCAAAGGTCATTGGTATTTTTGACATCGAAAAAAATTACGAAATGGCGTTTTTCATTCCGCTAATTGCAGCGATGGGCGGAAACGTAGGTGTACAATCTGCTGCTATCGTTGTGCAAAGTTTAGCTAGTGGCGCTAGCTCATTAGGAAATATTTCTCAACGACTGATAAAAGAATTAGGCGTTGCCCTTGTTAATGGCATCATTTGCTCGACTATTATTTTATGCTCATCATACCTTCTAGGCTATGGCTTTGACTTAAGCTTAACGGTAAGCATTGCACTCTTGTCTGTAATTATATTCGCAGCACTATTCGGTACTTTTATCCCATTAACACTTAACAAATACAAGATTGACCCAGCACTAGCAACCGGTCCATTTATTACCACAGTAAATGACGTTCTTGGGCTATTCATCTACTTCCTTATTGGTCAGCTGATATTATCCATATGA